A DNA window from Argiope bruennichi chromosome X2, qqArgBrue1.1, whole genome shotgun sequence contains the following coding sequences:
- the LOC129959863 gene encoding uncharacterized protein LOC129959863, whose product MRSGDLLVEINTKKQAQQIIKLKALADIPVSVNSHTSLNFSKGVITCGELFNVSLEEISHELKPQGVTQVRQISIRREGQILPTKHYILTFHSPNIPEYIYAGYIKLPVRPYIPNPLRCYQCQRYGHSKVNCRGTLTCARCAEKGHDSQQCTAKEKCVNCGGDHPSYARSCPRWNLEKQVTSLKIKENLSYPEARRRVQSQTPTPGVSYASVVQKSFCINCSCENCMKQTTKSKPPAKTSESDSENSVKSLPESPKPDLSTSKKIRKKKPQSSLTLKLAKRGLSHKDLSSKLQKSTSRNSVALGLAKDGIAHKDLTSIFGGKPTIPDFKLHPSEDEDALDMSCEDQATPINGHSLSFSKPRS is encoded by the coding sequence ATGCGATCTGGTGATCTGCTAGTGGAAATAAACACCAAAAAACAAGCACAACAAATTATCAAACTCAAAGCTCTTGCAGATATTCCGGTTTCCGTGAATTCACATACATCTCTAAATTTCTCCAAAGGTGTTATTACCTGCGGAGAACTATTCAATGTGTCTTTAGAAGAAATATCCCATGAATTGAAACCACAAGGAGTGACGCAAGTTCGCCAGATTTCAATTCGGCGAGAAGGTCAAATACTCCCAACTAAACACTATATACTTACATTTCACAGTCCTAATataccagaatatatatatgcgGGCTATATAAAGTTACCAGTTCGACCGTACATTCCGAATCCATTAAGATGCTATCAGTGCCAGCGATATGGTCATTCCAAAGtaaattgccgcgggacactaaCTTGTGCCCGTTGTGCTGAAAAAGGGCATGACAGCCAGCAGTGCACCGCAaaagaaaagtgcgtgaactgcggtgGTGATCACCCTTCATATGCTCGATCTTGCCCACGCTGGAACTTGGAAAAACAAgtgacatcattaaaaataaaagaaaatttatcataccCCGAAGCCAGGCGTAGGGTCCAAAGTCAAACTCCTACTCCTGGTGTAAGTTATGCTTCCGTTGTCCAAAAATCGTTTTGCATAAATTGTTCCTGTGAGAACTGTATGAAGCAGACTACAAAGTCAAAACCTCCTGCAAAAACTTCTGAATCTGATTCTGAGAATTCTGTTAAAAGCCTTCCAGAATCTCCTAAACCTGACCTGTCAACATcgaaaaaaattcggaaaaaaaaacctCAGTCCTCACTGACATTAAAACTCGCAAAACGTGGTCTTTCACATAAAGACCTTTCCTCGAAACTGCAAAAGTCTACTTCACGGAATTCAGTTGCTTTGGGGTTGGCGAAAGATGGTATAgcccataaggacttaacgtccatttttgggGGCAAACCAACCATTCCCGATTTTAAGCTCCATCCATCGGAGGATGAAGATGCACTTGATATGAGTTGCGAAGATCAGGCAACTCCAATAAATGGCCATTCTCTCTCCTTTTCCAAACCTCGCTCGTAA